The genome window aATGTGTCCCTAATTTGATTCTtttgttggtttgtgttgaaccttatgcacctgtaatacatgaattctaaacaaattagttagtccatgtgtttgtgttgactatcaaccaccaaaattagttataggaaaaggttaaccctatttccctttcacctagcgCTTGGTTCCAAAATCTAAGGAGTGCGACACATAGAGGATAAAGAAGTGAATATGTGGAGAGATACTTAGCGCAGATGATGGCGTAGGGGTCTCTGTCCATGACGAGGGGTGAATCCGCGGCGATGCTCTGACTTTCGGCGAGAAATTTTGGGGCCCTTAGTTGCTCATCCCGTCCAGCGAGGCCACGAATACCTTCATCGTGGCACAGTGAAGCACCCAAGCCCAGCTCCGAGGACTCGACGATGATGAGCTCGTGGGTCGACTTCTGTGGCGATTTTACCCTCTTCTCCAGATTTCGGTGATATGCTCTTTGTGCTCCGGCCGACCGTACGTGCCCTCAAACACTACACCCAGCATCTGCATGCCCTAGCGATTCTCTTCTGCTTCATCTCGCAGTTTGGATACCAACGAGATCTGGAGGACCTCACGACGGGTTCATCTCCTTTTTTAGCTCTTCGCAACGCTCTATTTCACAGCAATGGCGATCTCGGCCACTCATCCGCGTTGGGATGAGATGGCGAGCCTCGACCATTCTTATAGTCGCGGCGGTTTGGCCGGATCAAGCACAACTGGAAACCGTAGAAGTTTGTTATGATTCAGCGTCGGTTGTTGCGATCGGGATTCGGTTGAAGATTCTCTCGTTCGAACGGCGTGAGGGGAGGACGAGTGCGATGACATATCGGGCCCACGCGTCAATAGCTGTGATGGTCACGCGTGCACGTGGACTGCGGGAGAGCGTGATGAACCGGTGTGCGACTGGTCGGTGGGGCCACGATGTCGGTGACTGAGACGGGAAAAGAAAAGGAGGGAAGGAAGTGGGCTGCATGTGAGATAGCAGAGATGGGCCGCACTACAGTGGTCTCGGTCCACGTAGGCTTTCACCTTTTTGTTTTGTTCTGATTTCATTTTATATTTCCTATTTTGCTTTCAAGTTCTAAATTCCAAATCATATCTTCAACTTAGTTTTGAATCTTAAGTTCAGATGCACATTCAAAAACCAGCATGGATGAAAAAGTTTACTTTTATGTTAATTATTTTTTATTGTATTATTCGTTTATGCAAATGCTTTTATACATACAATtcaaaatatatttattttaggAAGGTTAATTCTAATGTATAATATTTATTTAAAGATACTTTATTCCACACCTTTTTTAGAGAATATCTTAAAATATATTATTTAAGGGAATAATTtatctcaaataaagatatttTCATTTAAACTCTTTATTACAGaacaaatgaattttaaatctaaGAACATTTTCCCTAATTTATCTAAaatatggttttgggtgttacacATCTTCAGCAGGGTAGGCATCATAGcatcattgagagcacctagagggggggtgaataggtgatcctgtaaaaacttgaaacttaatgccacaaacttgattaggtgttagagcagtaaagccaagtggctagagaggagttcttgcgaaacacaataaccacaaaaagatcaacacagagaggcacaatggtttatcccctggttcggccaagtccaacacttgcctactccacgttgtggcgtcccaacggacgagggttgcactcaacccctttcaagtggtccaaagacaaacttgaataccacaatattTCTCTtcttttcactatatcccgtttgcgaggaatctccacaacttggagtttctcgcccttacaaaagatgatctcaaatgaacacggaGTAAGGAtggaatgagcaacacacacaagtccacagcaatacgcacacacacacacgaccaagacttgagctcaaatgaatatctcaaagttctcactagaacggagctcaaatcactaagaatgtcaaacgagtgcgcaagaacgaagtgtgaatgatcaagaatgctcaaagtgtgcttggtgtctcctccatgcgcctaggggtcacttttatagccccaaggcagctaggagccgttgagagcattccaggaaggcaattctagccttctgtcgactggcacaccggacagtccggtgcaccaccggacactgtccggtgcggatttctttcctattctggcgcagccgaccgttggcgatttggagccgttggcacaccggacactgtctgatgccccttcagaccgttggcccggccacgcgtcacgcgcggattgagcggccgaccgttggctcaccggacagtccggtgcacaccggacagtccggtgaattttagtcgtacgccgccgacgaattcccgaaagcggccttttcaccagagccagcctagcgcaccggacactgtccggtgcaccaccggacagtccggtgcacccagactgaacagagtcttggctgctcgagccaagtcttttccaattgtcttttctctaattctagcacttagacaaatatgttagtacacaaaaaccaatgtactaagtctagaatcatacctttgtattgatttgcactttgtccaccctttggcatatactcattcccttaatgtgtgttgggcacttaatcaccaaaatcttatacaaatggcccaagggcacatttccctttcaatctccccctttttggtgatttatgccaacacaacaaaaagcaactaaaagaagtgcaacatcaatgcaaatgagaacacaaatttgttttgattcaaatttggcatatttggatcattctttgccaccacttggtttgtttttgcaaatcaaactcaatttcctatctctaagtcaaattcacttgttgagtcatagagaaagatattccaagagaaattgatcactgattcaaaaactccccctatttcccataatcaaacattctccccacaagagaccaacttttgacaaaaagagacatttagaattttgacaaatcaaaaagtcctaactctactattttcaaaattctcaagtggtagctgatccatttgttgctttggccttattttctccccctttggcatcaagcaccaaaacggaatcaatcttggcccttaaacctcattgcctcaccaaaattgtcaattaagagcaaaaggcaataagagacacggagatgaacttggagtaagttaccctctcatcggagtgcagtggaagtcttgcatgatccaagtccaccttttccctttcaatcctcctttgagactaaattaagaaaactcaagcacatggttagtcccaaagggtcaagttgtagcacatctccccctaaatatgtgcatcactcacacatggacttttgaggtccggggagtgtttgtacaacttgaacaccataaaaaacaaaatgcttaaggaacatgatcaaaggcataaagcacatgtatgctataaatcaatccaggttccgcaaatctaagacatttagctcactacgcagcctgcaaaaggtcgactcatctagaggcttggtaaagatatcggctagctggttctcggtgctaacataaaacacttcgatatctcccttttgctggtggtctctcaaaaagtgatgccggatgtctatgtgcttagtgcggctgtgttcaataggattgtccgccatgcggatagcactctcattatcacatagtagtgggactttgctcagattgtagccaaagtccctgagggtttgcctcatccaaagtagttgcgcgcaacactgtcctgcgacaacatactcggcctcagcggtggatagggcaacataagtttgtttcttagagctacatgacaccagggaccttcctaagaattggcacgtccctgatgtactcttcctatcgaccttgcatccagcataatcggagtctgagatccaattaagtcaaaggtagacccctttagataccagatcccgaagcaaggcgtagcgactaaatatctaagaattcgcttcacggccactaagtgacactcccttggatcggattgaaatctagcacacatgcatacactaagcataatatccggtctactagcacataagtaaagcaaggaacctatcatagaccggtatgctttttgatcaatggacttacctcctttgttgaggtcgacgtgtccgtcagttcccattggagtctttgtgggcttggcgtccttcatcccaaaccgcttgatcaagtcttgtgtgtacttcgtttgggagatgaaagtgccatccttgagttgcttcacttggaacccaaggaagtagttcaactcgcccatcatcgacatttcaaacttttgagtcatcaccctgctaaactcttcacaagacttttggttagtagaaccaaatattatgtcatcgacataaatttggcacacaaacactacaccaaaatcatacacttcctacggtttttttaacttcctacagcttttataataaaccgtaggaaataaataacttccgagaggcaactggcGGCTCTagaaaataaacataacttcctacggtattttataaaagctgtCGGAAGTTAAAAAACCATAGGAAGTTAGATAACTTCCTACAGCcgtctctaggaagttaggtttcagccGTTGACCAGTCAAataaaaagctaacttcctatgggtggctctaggaagttagctgcctagCTAACTTCTTATGGCCTCCTCTAGTAAGTTAGGTTTTAGCTGTTAActagtcaaacgaaaagctaacttcctacggctggctctaggaagttagctacccatctaacttcctacggcctcctctaggaagttaggtttcaacTGTTGACCAGCCAAaccaaaagctaacttcctacggctggctctaggaagttagctgcccagctaacttcctacgacctcctctaggaagttagtttttagctgttgaccagtcaaacgaaaatctaacttcctacgaccaactctaggaagttatataacttcctacggctgactctaggaagttatgtaacttcctacggctttactctaggaagttatattttttattttaaacctctcCTCAACCTTATCTCTTCTCTCACCTTTCTCAACTCGTCTCTCTCTGTCTCTTGTAGCCGCCAGCCGCCCCCGCCGCTCACTCCATGCCACGGCCGCCCCTGTCGCGCCCGGCCACCCCCGGCCCCGGTCGCCCTTGCCGCGGACGCCCCTGTGTGAGCCGCCGGCGCGCGCTCGCCGCTCCGCCCCTACGCGCAGTCGCCACGGGAGCTCATATCGCTCGATTTCCTCTCCGGTGGCAGCACCCTCCACCCCTCATCAACCCAACCCGCAAGAAAAACCCGCAGCAGAGAAGAGGAGTCGTCGTGACCGAGAGCTCCAGAGCATGCCCCCGCCACAGCCTCTGACGATGGATCCAAAGATGACAGAGGTGACCCAGATGTTCGCCCGCTTCAAGACGGCCTACGCCTGCAACGACCTCAACACCTGTGTCACCCTCCTCTCGCAGCTCAAGGTGCGGTACCCAGCTTCACTGGATCTTTATTGCCCGCCATTTACTTCCCGATGTCCCAGTTTCTCTAGGAAATTCCACGGCTGGGGGGGGTCGGTGATTTCAGGCTGACGACATGAATGATGCCATTCGTACCTATCTCTCGATGGTTATAAGGGATACCTCTTATTTTGGAAAAATAAAATGGCTTAGCCTGATCCGGAGACATTGGTTTGATAGGTTTTGTCATGTTTGGGCTGCTTTCGATTTATTTGTAGGGTCTGTTTCGTGGGTGTCGTCCGCGCCGGAGCAGTTTGCACTCTGAAGCGGGTTACAACCTTACAGGGAGAAAGGACATAGTTTAGCAGGTTTTCATAAAAATTATCCTGCCCCCTTGTGCCTCCTTACTTTAGTTAGATCCGAGCATGTACAGATCTGCCCTGTAGCAACTTCAAGTTTAGATATTTGTAGCGGAAACCTTGACTTTTGCTGGTCAATTGAGTTGCCATCTTGGTTTGCGGGAGAAACTTGCGAGAACTCAACGAATTACCTTTGGATATTTCTGTTATTTACATGTGAACCACCTTAATTTTGCAGGTCCATCTCACCCAATTCCCCAGCCATCCGGCCTTGTTTCAGCAGACACCGAACATTGTGGAGGAGCTCAAACTTGCAAGTAAGATGGCCTTGGGCCCTTGTTTTTTATTAGTTGATGCCATCGGACCCCCTAAGTGCTCTAGTATATGAAAAAATGCATTCTTGACTATGCACATTGCTAACATGGATAACGATGAGCACGATAATGGATGTCGCATTTGATGCTATTTTTTGATGCTTTGTTTCATTTCTATTCTTGCACGCAGAGTCGCAGATATGCAGTAAACTGTTCTTAACTTAAGTTTTCGTCCTTATGACTAAGCTATCTAGTGATTTAGTAGCAGAAAAGATCAAGAGGTCCTTGAACTGTTATGCTGTTCTTTTAGTTACCATTCCTTCAACAGAGCAAGTTTTGAACTCAGCCCAAAACATTTCAGGGGACATTTATGAGCATGCTGTTGTTTTGAGTATGAAATTTGAGGACCAAGATGCGTTTGAACGCAATTTCTGCCAGCTGAAGCCTTATTACGTGGATACATGGTTAGTTCTTTGTCACCCAATTTGTCGATTTTATTTTCCTTTATTATTTTGATTTCTATTTTTTTAGGCTGAATTCATGTGATGCTTCAGGTAATAAAAAGTTTAAAGCTGATTGCGAAAGGCATATTTTTCTTATGCACAAGCATTATTAAATTGGTTGTGGCTGCATTTGTAAATTGAGATACTAAACTAGTGGAAGCAAAGGACTTATTTGAGTTGTTTAACTAGTCTAAGTGAAAACTAAACCCAACGTTTCTGTCAGACCCATCAGATTATCAAGTACTTTTAAGTATTAACTAAAAGAATAGCCCGCACATTGTTGTGGGACTTTCTTAGAAATAAATTTGGTATATGCATATCGTTACTGTATGTTCTCTGGATACTATGTATGTATATTTATGATATTGACTCGCATGTTATTTTATTGCAACAGATCTGGTAAAAAAGGCAAGCTAATGGAAGAAAAGCCAATAGAATATTAGAGATCACATTATAGAAAGATAGGATGATGAAACAAATAACATATGTTGATAACTTGTACATTGATAGATTAAAGATTAAAAGTATTGTGCATAATAGGGATGACGCGGATATTTTTTTATAATCATCAAAGGATGGCATTGACAGTTTGCATGAAAGGGTAGCAAGTTAGTAGGGCATTTAGTGGGGAAGATGTGGACACCTTGCATGAAGAGAGAGATATAGAACATCTAGTGGGGATTAGCTTTATAGAGTATATAGATAAATTCATAAGCTTCCACTATTGCTCGACGTCCCGGTGCCCCCCCCCCACCTCTGTTCATTATCCTTGGTCTTCACCTCCACCTGTACCTACATCTCCAtctaccgaacatcaggtatgcatattcatcatcatttatttgttgttagttatattatgatgtaactcaacaaatgttatttgtacatgtatattagaccCCTCCAACTACCTTACCGACGCATGAACAAGATGGCGAGTTAGACTTAGTAGAAACCCTCTTCACTAGtggaggtatcgaccatcactcttcactgtaacccgatggtgatcagcgaccgtgagcttccatgttattgcgttatgatacttgagacttttattatgactatgtatgagatattgtctcttattagtactggatgatgagatgtgtcttattatgactatggatgagacttttgtgatgtaattgatgagactatggatgagacttttgtgatgtaattgatgagactatggatttaaatattgttatgtgattgtgtgtgagatgttttatgtgaaaatatgttgtgctatatagctgttgatatatttgttatgttgtggaatgtggtgtaaaataaaaatgaacaacatttgtaatgctggacaaattaacttcctagaggcttattaagccgtagaaagttagccagctaacttcctagggctacagtcagccgtaggaagttagccagctaacttcctaggggctacggtcagccgtaggaagttagtcataggaagttagtcagctgacagcgctgacggcgtgaagctactatctttcgagaatctactaacttccgagaggcttttttggctgtaggaagttagctaacttcctagagggctctaggaagttaagctaacttccgacaaaaaattttcgagagccaaacttccgacgggatggcttaacttccgagagtttagctaacttcctagagtttgggcctaacttcctagggtttaggctctaggaagtttactattttggtgtagtgaaataagtcaccatcacaagtcttagtaaaaagagttggatcggctttcccaaccttgaaagcattagcaattaaaaagtctctaaggcattcataccatgctcttggggcttgcttaagtccatagagcgccttagagagcttacacatgtggtcggggtaccgttcatcctcaaagccagggggttgctctacgtacacctcctccttgattggcccgttgaggaaagcgctcttcacatccatttggaacaacctgaaagaatggtgagcagcataggctaacaatatgcgaattgactctagcctagccacaggagcaaaagtctcctcaaagtccaaacctgcgacttgggcataaccttttgccacaagtcgtgccttgttccttgtcaccaccccgtgctcgtcatgtttgttgcggaacacccacttggttcccacaacgttttgcttgggacgtggcaccagtgtccaaacttcatttcgcttgaaattgttaagctcctcctgcatggccaacacccagtccggatctagcaaggcctcttctaccctgaatggctcaatagaagagacaaaagagtaatgctcacaaaaattaactaatctagagcgagtagttactcccttgctaatatcacccaatatctggtcaacgggatgatccctttgaatcgtcgctcgaacttgagttggaggggcttgaggtgcttcttcctccataacgtgaacatcttgtgctcccccttgatcacatgcctcttcttgatgaacctgttcatcatcttgagttgggggttgcaccattgttgaggaagaaggttgatcttgctcttggtgttattgtggtcgcacatctccaatcgccatggcgcgtattgcggccgttggaacgtcttcttcatctacatcatcaagatcaacaacttgctctcttggagagccattagtctcatcaaatacaacgtcgctagagacttcaaccaaacccgatgatttgttgaagaccctatacgcctttgtatttgagtcataacataacaaaaacccttctacagctttgggagcaaacttagaattcctacctttcttcactagaatgtagcatttactcccaaatacacgaaagtatgaaacattgggtttgttaccggttagaagctcatacgaagtcttcttgaggacgcgatgaaggtagacccggtttatggcgtggcaagccgtgttcacggcttccgaccaaaaccgctcgggcgtcttgaactctccaagcatcgtcctagccatgtcaatgagcgtcctgctcttcctctctaccacaccgttttgctatggtgtgtagggagcggagaactcgtgcttgattccttcctcctcaaggaactcctccacttgaagattcttgaactcggacccgttgtcgctccttatctttttcaccttgagctcaaactcattttgagctctccttaggaagcgcttgagggtcccttgggtttcagatttatcctacaaaaagaatacccaagtgaagcgggaaaaatcatcaactataacaagaccatacttacttcctcctatacttaggtaggcgacgggtccgaagaggtccatatgaagtaactccaaaggtcttgacgtggtcatcacatttttgatatgatgagagcttcccacctgtttagctgcttgacaagctacacaaggtctatctttttcgaaggttacatttgttagacctaacacatgttctccctttagaagtttgtgaaggttcttcatccccacatgtgctaaacggcgatgccacagccagcccatgctagtcttagcaattaagcatgcatctagaccggcctcctcttttgcaaagtcaactaaataaagtttgtcgtctagtacacccttaaaagctaatgaaccatcacttcttctaaagacagacacatctacatttgtgaataagcaattataacccatattacaaagttgactaacagacaacagattatatccgagcgattctactaaaaacacattagaaatggaatgctcggatgaaattgctatttttcctagacctttaaccttgccttggttcccatcaccgaatatgattgaatcttgggaatctttgttcttgacttaggaggtgaacatcttcttctcccccgtcatgtggtttgtgcatccgctgtcgataatccagcttgagcctccggatgcataaacctgcaaggcaatttaggcttgggtcttaggtacccaactcttgttgggtcctacaaggttagtaacaatggtcttagggacccaaatgcaagttttatctcccttgcattttgcccctaatttcctagcaatcacctttttatCCTTTCTATAAATTGCAAACAAAGCATTgcaggcatgataaattgtagaaggttcattaactattttcctaggaacatgagcaacatttcttctaggcatttgatgaagaacatttttcctaggcatatctctaccatgcacataggaagaacttgaagcaaacattgcatttgaatcataagcattacaactcctatcatgatgaacatttctagaaaatttcctatcataaataaatgcatgattcttttgagcactattagtcataggagccttccctttctccttggcgggaatgggagccttatgacttgttaagttcttggcttcactcttaaagccaagcccatccttaattgaggggtgtctaccaatcgtgtaggcatcccttgcaaattttagtttatcaaattcacttttgctagtcttaagttgggcattaagactagccacttcaccatttaattttgcaatagaggtaaggtgctcaacacaagcatcaatattgaagtccttacacctattacaaatcactacatgttctacacaagagttagatttgttaactacttctagcttagcatttaaatcatcattgatACTTTTTAAGCTAGAGatggattcatggcatgtagacaattcacacgaaagcatttcatttcttttaatttctaaagcaagagaattttgcgcaattacaaatttatcatgctcttcatataaaagatcttcttgcttttctaaaagtctattcttttcattcaaagcatcaatcaattcattgatcttatcaattttagttctatctaatcctttgaataaacgtgcatagtctatttcatcatcactagattcatcatcacttgaagaagcataagtaataGTACTTCTAgaatttaccttcttctcctttgccattaggcatgtgttatgctcgttggggaagagggacgacttgttgaaggccgaggcggcgagtccttcattgtcggagtcggatgatgaacaatccgagtcccattccttgccaaggtgtgcctcgcccttagccttcttgtagttctttttcttttccctcttctttccttgatcctggtcactgtcattatcgggacaattagcaataaaatgaccaaccttaccacacttgaagcaggagcgctttcccttcgtcttgcttttgttgcgatgctccttgcgacctttgagcgccgtcttgaagcgcttgatgatgagggccatttcatcctcgtttagcccggccgcctcaatttgcgccaccttgctaggtagcgactccctgctacttgttgccttgagagcaatggcttgaggctcatggattgggccatttagcgcctcatcaacgtatcttgcctccttgatcatcattcgcccgctcacaaacttcccaagtatttttTTGGGCGTCATCtttatgtacctaggattctcacgaatagagttaacaagatgaggatcaaggacggtgaaggaccttagaataagtcggacgacgtcgtggtccgtccatcgcgtgcttccatagctccttattttgttaacgagggtcttgagcctgttgtacgtttgggttggctcctcccccctgatcattgcgaaccttcctagttcgccttccaccaactccatcttggtgagcatggtaacgtcgttcccctcatgtgagatcttgagggtgtcccagatcttcttggcattgtccaagccgctcactttattgtacctcctccctgcacaaggatgctaaaagaacagtagtagcttgtgcatttttatggatttgttcattgataaacatggagttattggaactatcaaattgcatcccattttctactatctcccatatacttggatgaagagaaaacaagtggctacacattttgtgac of Zea mays cultivar B73 chromosome 8, Zm-B73-REFERENCE-NAM-5.0, whole genome shotgun sequence contains these proteins:
- the LOC107546766 gene encoding uncharacterized protein LOC107546766, with translation MPPPQPLTMDPKMTEVTQMFARFKTAYACNDLNTCVTLLSQLKVHLTQFPSHPALFQQTPNIVEELKLARDIYEHAVVLSMKFEDQDAFERNFCQLKPYYVDT